In a genomic window of Brassica rapa cultivar Chiifu-401-42 chromosome A10, CAAS_Brap_v3.01, whole genome shotgun sequence:
- the LOC103854373 gene encoding uncharacterized protein LOC103854373 has product MSKANMKFCNSYFLVDPTKASVYDLILLLFSPNLISARFIDSPPDTLNSARRSFASRWMIALAIFLQKVLIFIRTPLAFIGRIITYWPNLLTANGGFFNLILNLLTGKLVKPDESSATYASFLGCTDRRVELDQKIEVGTIEYKSMLSMMASKIAYENKSIITSVVKNTWKMDFVGYYDCYNAFQEKNLTQAFVFKASDTNPNLIVVSFRGTELFSSDDWCTDLDISWYELKNVGKVHVGFSRALGLQQNGWPKENISLIQQYAYYTIRQKLRDMLARDKNLKFILTGHSLGGAIAALFPAILAIHGEDELLDKLEGVYTFGQPRIGDEEFGEYMKEVMKKHGIEYERFVYNNDMVTRVPFDDKILFGYKHYGSCNYFNSLYQGKVREDAPNANYISMLWLIPKLLSGVWEFIRSFIIRFWKGNEYKENWTMRTVRIVGIIIPGVSDHFPLDYVNSTRLGGLARPLATTTPQDKLSLIA; this is encoded by the exons ATGTCCAAAGCCAATATGAAATTCTGCAATAGTTATTTTCTGGTGGATCCGACCAAAGCAAGTGTTTATGATCtcattcttcttttgttttcccCAAATCTTATCAGCGCAAGATTCATTGATTCTCCACCGGATACGCTCAATAGCGCCCGGCGAAGTTTCGCGAGTCGATGGATGATTGCATTGGCCATTTTTCTTCAGAAAGTATTAATATTCATAAGAACACCCTTGGCATTCATAGGTCGTATAATCACCTATTGGCCCAATCTTCTTACGGCAAATGGAGGTTTCTTCAACTTGATACTTAACCTTTTGACAG GAAAGTTGGTGAAGCCTGACGAATCGTCCGCGACATATGCGTCGTTTCTGGGATGCACAGATCGAAGAGTAGAACTTGACCAGAAGATAGAAGTTGGCACGATCGAATACAAGTCGATGTTATCAATGATGGCTTCTAAGATCGCTTATGAGAACAAATCTATCATCACTTCCGTGGTCAAAAACACTTGGAAG ATGGACTTCGTGGGTTACTACGACTGTTACAACG CGTTCCAAGAAAAAAATCTGACACAAGCCTTTGTGTTCAAAGCATCGGACACAAATCCGAACCTCATCGTCGTCAGCTTCAGAGGAACCGAACTTTTCAGCTCTGATGATTGGTGTACTGATCTTGACATCTCTTg GTACGAATTGAAGAACGTTGGCAAAGTTCACGTCGGGTTCTCGAGAGCTCTAGGCCTCCAACAAAATGGATGGCCCAAAGAAAATATAAGTCTCATACAACAATATGCTTACTACACGATTAGACAGAAGCTTAGGGACATGCTTGCCAGAGACAAGAACCTTAAGTTTATTCTAACGGGTCATAGTCTCGGGGGCGCAATAGCTGCTCTGTTTCCTGCGATTCTTGCAATTCACGGTGAGGATGAGCTACTTGATAAGCTAGAAGGAGTCTATACATTTGGACAGCCACGTATAGGGGACGAGGAGTTTGGGGAGTATATGAAAGAAGTAATGAAAAAGCATGGGATAGAGTATGAAAGGTTTGTTTATAACAATGACATGGTGACTAGAGTCCCCTTTGATGACAAGATTCTGTTCGGATACAAGCACTATGGATCTTGCAATTACTTCAACAGTCTCTACCAAGGAAAG GTAAGAGAAGATGCTCCTAATGCCAACTACATTAGCATGTTGTGGCTAATACCAAAGCTGCTGAGTGGTGTCTGGGAGTTTATAAGGAGTTTCATAATAAGGTTTTGGAAAGGCAATGAGTACAAAGAGAATTGGACAATGCGAACTGTTAGAATTGTTGGGATAATAATCCCTGGTGTATCTGATCATTTCCCACTTGATTATGTCAATTCCACGCGCTTGGGAGGCTTGGCTCGACCTCTTGCTACTACTACCCCTCAGGATAAACTTTCTCTCATTGCTTGA